The following proteins come from a genomic window of Macadamia integrifolia cultivar HAES 741 unplaced genomic scaffold, SCU_Mint_v3 scaffold262, whole genome shotgun sequence:
- the LOC122066872 gene encoding DAG protein, chloroplastic-like, which yields MTTLNASLLPKTFISSSFIASESSIRFSVPVYASVSPVPLVSPFRSNPLSYFSTRPSCNSFSSRKPIRAALDGDYTSRRSRSSNSSSNEPRETILLPGCDYNHWLIVMEFPKDPAPTREQMIETYLNTLATVLGSMEEAKKNMYAFSTTTYTGFQCTVDEETSEKFKGLPGVLWVLPDSYIDVKNKDYGGDKYINGEIIPCKYPTYQPKQRGGSKYESRKYERRRDGPPAERRRPRQEATNSESASG from the exons ATGACGACACTCAATGCATCTCTCCTCCCTAAAACCTTCATCTCTTCGTCATTTATAGCTTCAGAATCAAGCATAAGGTTTTCTGTTCCAGTATATGCCTCCGTTTCTCCAGTTCCTCTCGTTTCTCCCTTCAGATCCAATCCTCTTTCTTACTTCTCAACTCGTCCTTCCTGCAACTCCTTTTCGTCCCGGAAACCCATTCGAGCGGCGCTAGATGGAGATTACACTTCGAGGAGGAGCAGGAGCAGTAACAGTAGCAGCAACGAGCCTAGAGAAACTATTTTGCTACCCGGTTGTGATTACAATCACTGGCTCATCGTAATGGAATTTCCTAAGGATCCCGCACCGACGAGAGAACAAATGATCGAAACTTATCTCAATACTCTCGCTACTGTACTGGGAAG CATGGAAGAAGCGAAGAAGAACATGTATGCCTTCAGTACCACCACCTACACTGGATTCCAGTGCACTGTAGATGAAGAAACATCTGAGAAATTCAAGG GATTGCCTGGAGTTCTTTGGGTGTTGCCTGATTCATACATAGATGTGAAGAATAAAGACTATGGAG GTGACAAGTATATTAATGGAGAGATAATTCCCTGCAAATACCCCACTTATCAACCAAAGCAACGTGGTGGATCGAAATATGAGAGCAGAAAGTATGAAAGACGGAGGGATGGTCCTCCTGCTGAGCGGAGAAGACCCAGACAAGAGGCAACCAATTCAGAGTCAGCCTCTGGATAA